Sequence from the Epinephelus moara isolate mb chromosome 19, YSFRI_EMoa_1.0, whole genome shotgun sequence genome:
GTTGACCTTATTAACATGACTGGTTATAATTATGCCTCTTGTGTAGTGCAGAACAGGAATAAGCAGGTACAGAAAATGGATGAACATATGGGCCATTATCATGGGCCAGGAGTTTCTTCTCGTgatagaataataaaaatatatatcgtAATTTTAACATTCGTGAGTCACCTCTAGGGAAACATGTCCTCTTTCACTTACCCTACTTAAGGCCAAAAAGATGGATTTATAGTTACATTTAATATATAGGGGTGATTTTGGTGGAACATGAGGAATCTTGTCTTTTTGTTAACTGACTGCACTGATCAGCGGAATCAACCAACTGAGGTCCTTTATTGTCTCAGGTCAGGCCATGGGAGGCACACTGAGTGCAGTAGCATCAATACTGGACCTGGCACTGGCAAAGGATGTGGCAGACAGCGCCCTGGCCTATTTCCTGACAGCTGACGTCTTCATCCTGCTCTGCATCATGACATATCTGCTTCTGCCCAAGCTGGCATATTCAAGGTCAGTACTAGCCAAAGATATTCTGGTTGCCTTCCGCAACTTAACACTCCAGGAGAAATTTTTAGAAACTTAACAGCTAAAGTGACGATTGAAAAGCATTTTCTtatgtaatatatataataatatttctcacattttaatgacatactatactgtgactttttttaaatcacatttatgTGACAGGCTATACTCTATaccatagtatagtgtgtcataaaaaagtgatttaaaaaagtcatagtatactatgtcataaaaaagtgatttaaaaaggcgtagtatagtatgtcacaaaaaaactaactaaaaaagtcatagtatagtatgtcataaaaaagtgattaaaaaaagtcatagtatagtatgtcataatcatatgatttaaaaaaagtcatggtatagtatgtcataaaatttcactaaaaaaaagtcataggatactatgtcataaaaatatgatttaaaaaaagtcatagtatagtatgtcataaaatttcactaataaagtcatagtatagtatgtcataaaaNNNNNNNNNNNNNNNNNNNNNNNNNNNNNNNNNNNNNNNNNNNNNNNNNNNNNNNNNNNNNNNNNNNNNNNNNNNNNNNNNNNNNNNNNNNNNNNNNNNNNNNNNNNNNNNNNNNNNNNNNNNNNNNNNNNNNNNNNNNNNNNNNNNNNNNNNNNNNNNNNNNNNNNNNNNNNNNNNNNNNNNNNNNNNNNNNNNNNNNNNNNNNNNNNNNNNNNNNNNNNNNNNNNNNNNNNNNNNNNNNNNNNNNNNNNNNNNNNNNNNNNNNNNNNNNNNNNNNNNNNNNNNNNNNNNNNNNNNNNNNNNNNNNNNNNNNNNNNNNNNNNNNNNNNNNNNNNNNNNNNNNNNNNNNNNNNNNNNNNNNNNNNNNNNNNNNNNNNNNNNNNNNNNNNNNNNNNNNNNNNNNNNNNNNNNNNNNNNNNNNNNNNNNNNNNNNNNNNNNNNNNNNNNNNNNNNNNNNNNNNNNNNNNNNNNNNNNNNNNNNNNNNNNNNNNNNNNNNNNNNNNNNNNNNNNNNNNNNNNNNNNNNNNNNNNNNNNNNNNNNNNNNNNNNNNNNNNNNNNNNNNNNNNNNNNNNNNNNNNNNNNNNNNNNNNNNNNNNNNNNNNNNNNNNNNNNNNNNNNNNNNNNNNNNNNNNNNNNNNNNNNNNNNNNNNNNNNNNNNNNNNNNNNNNNNNNNNNNNNNNNNNNNNNNNNNNNNNNNNNNNNNNNNNNNNNNNNNNNNNNNNNNNNNNNNNNNNNNNNNNNNNNNNNNNNNNNNNNNNNNNNNNNNNNNNNNNNNNNNNNNNNNNNNNNNNNNNNNNNNNNNNNNNNNNNNNNNNNNNNNNNNNNNNNNNNNNNNNNNNNNNNNNNNNNNNNNNNNNNNNNNNNNNNNNNNNNNNNNNNNNNNNNNNNNNNNNNNNNNNNNNNNNNNNNNNNNNNNNNNNNNNNNNNNNNNNNNNNNNNNNNNNNNNNNNNNNNNNNNNNNNNNNNNNNNNNNNNNNNNNNNNNNNNNNNNNNNNNNNNNNNNNNNNNNNNNNNNNNNNNNNNNNNNNNNNNNNNNNNNNNNNNNNNNNNNNNNNNNNNNNNNNNNNNNNNNNNNNNNNNNNNNNNNNNNNNNNNNNNNNNNNNNNNNNNNNNNNNNNNNNNNNNNNNNNNNNNNNNNNNNNNNNNNNNNNNNNNNNNNNNNNNNNNNNNNNNNNNNNNNNNNNNNNNNNNNNNNNNNNNNNNNNNNNNNNNNNNNNNNNNNNNNNNNNNNNNNNNNNNNNNNNNNNNNNNNNNNNNNNNNNNNNNNNNNNNNNNNNNNNNNNNNNNNNNNNNNNNNNNNNNNNNNNNNNNNNNNNNNNNNNNNNNNNNNNNNNNNNNNNNNNNNNNNNNNNNNNNNNNNNtagtatagtatgtcatcaaaacgtgattcaaaaagtcatagtataatatgtcataaaatttcattaaaaaaagtcatagtatagtatgtcatcaaaatgtgattaaaaaagtcatagtatagtatgacataaaaatgtgattaaaaaagtcatggtatagtatgtcataaaatttcatttaaaaaatgtaatagtatagtatgtcataaaatttcatttaaaaaatgtcatagtatagtatgtcataaaaatgtgattaaaaagtcaaagtttagtatgtcataaaaatgtgattaaaaagtcaaagtttagtatgtcataaaatttcactaaaaaagtcatagtatagtaggtcATAAAAAAGTGATGATagaaattcatagtatagtaagtcataaaaaagtGATGATagaaattcatagtatagtatgtcataaaaatgtgattaaaaaagtcatggtgtAGCATGTCATAAAGTTTcactaaaaaagtcatagtatagtatgtcataaaaatgtatgtaaatgtatgtcataaaatttcactaaaaaagtcataatatagtatgtcataaaaaactcaacgtatgtcataaaatttcacttaaaaagtcatagtatatcatgtcataaaaaaactcactaaaaagtcatagtatagtaggtcATAAAAAAGTGATGATAGAAattcatagaatagtatgtcttaaaaatgtgattaaaaaagtcatggtgtAACATGTCTGtcttaaaaatgtgattaaaaaagtcatggtgtaacatgtcataaaatttcataaaaaaagtcatagtatagtatgtcatcaaaacgNNNNNNNNNNNNNNNNNNNNNNNNNNNNNNNNNNNNNNNNNNNNNNNNNNNNNNNNNNNNNNNNNNNNNNNNNNNNNNNNNNNNNNNNNNNNNNNNNNNNNNNNNNNNNNNNNNNNNNNNNNNNNNNNNNNNNNNNNNNNNNNNNNNNNNNNNNNNNNNNNNNNNNNNNNNNNNNNNNNNNNNNNNNNNNNNNNNNNNNNNNNNNNNNNNNNNNNNNNNNNNNNNNNNNNNNNNNNNNNNNNNNNNNNNNNNNNNNNNNNNNNNNNNNNNNNNNNNNNNNNNNNNNNNNNNNNNNNNNNNNNNNNNNNNNNNNNNNNNNNNNNNNNNNNNNNNNNNNNNNNNNNNNNNNNNNNNNNNNNNNNNNNNNNNNNNNNNNNNNNNNNNNNNNNNNNNNNNNNNNNNNNNNNNNNNNNNNNNNNNNNNNNNNNNNNNNNNNNNNNNNNNNNNNNNNNNNNNNNNNNNNNNNNNNNNNNNNNNNNNNNNNNNNNNNNNNNNNNNNNaaaaaaaggcatagtatagtatgtcataaaatttgAAATTTTAAATTGCAAATTATATTTTGATTATTCCCTCGGCCTATATTACCTGTaacctttattttaatgtatagATACAGGAGACAACAACACCTTTTATTGTCTTGTAAAATTTACTTTCATTTGAATCTGGACACTCTACTGTAGATTAGATTCAGATTCAGCAGTGTGCATTATCTGCCAGTGTCATTCCTCAGACTGCCACCAGATGTTGTCAAAGTTGTGTtaaaatccaaaatccaaatgTTAAAATCCCACACGTGGGgttaaatatattattataaatattgtAAACTTACCTGTTCAGTCACTGTTTGATTCAGTTTGgtgcataaacaaacaaataaatattccagtcttaatctttttttaatgttgcatttcacacagatgGACTGATGACATTTAAAGCAATTTCAAAGGTTAATGTGGCCTTGAAGACAGCATTAAGGCAGTGTTGGGATAACTGCTTTAAAATGTGCTGCattctgtttctcctctctgtaGACACTACATGCTGGCAGCAACGGGTGacggaggagcagcagcaggcacaGGGAGCAGAGTCTCCGTCCCACCTCTGCAGCCTATCCTCAAGAAGACATGGGTGCTGGGCCTGAGTGTCTTCTACGTCTTCTTCATCTCCATCATGGTGTTCCCTGCGGTATCTTCAGGGATCCAATCTGTCAACAAAGCCAGCGGCAGCCCCTGGACAACCACTTACTTTGTGCCCCTCACCAGTTTCCTCCTGTACAACGTAGCAGACTTCTGTGGCAGGCAGGCCACAGCCTGGCTGCAGGTCCCCGGCCCCACCAGCCGAGTCCTCCCTGTGCTGGTGGTGTGTCGCTCCGTCATGGTGCCACTTCTCATGTTTTGCAACTTCCAGCCGAGGGACCACCTCCACACTGTGCTATTCGCCCATGACGTGTACCCTGTGGTCTTTAACTGCCTGCTAGGCCTCACTAACGGCTACCTCGGCACTCTGCCGATGATCTATGGCCCTAAGGTGGTACCTCGAGAGCTGGCAGAGGCCACAGGAGTGGTCATGTCCTTCTTCCTCACTCTGGGACTGGCTGTAGGATCTGCTTTCTCTGTGCTTATTGTGCACTGCATTTGACAAGGCTGTTATAAAATAGCCCATCCATTCACTGTGGTATAGTTGCACTATACAGTCGAGTCTGAAGAATACCAGAACCTCAGAACTATGATGCGACGTACACCAGTACAGCCAGCTGTCTGCATGAGGGAAAGTGCTGATAAGCTTCTCATCTCTGCTCTTAACCAAAAAGCCTTTGACTACTTCATACCTCACATTGATGTGTGTTATGTTTACACTGATGTGGTTGTACCTGCCAAGACTTGATCTCTACATATATAATATCAGGAAATGGCTCTCTTAGCAACAATAGATATCAGTGCAGTCCATAAGGGACACACCACTGGAcaagttcttttgtttttcatactgcaaaacacacattttgcacAAATGTATTAGGTTCCAGGGTAAGATACCAAAAAGGTTAGGTGGAAACGCAGCTTAGGGGTGAACTTTTGTGGTACTATGTGCATTGTTATGCAGTAGGTGTTCAATATTAGTTTAGTTCaactgtaataaaaaaaaaacgtatagATGGTAAAGAAGCACCACATTTTTGTGACGGATACAGCTCAAAACATGGCTGATTGTCATTCAACATGTGGTTATTCATGTCTGCCCTGTAACTACTTGATACAACTTTATAAACTGAACATTTACAGTAACAAAT
This genomic interval carries:
- the slc29a3 gene encoding equilibrative nucleoside transporter 3, whose protein sequence is MDDTEPVQPSLNSNYVPTTPGNHHVSEDEESDDQSPSSSLLPKHSSVPLAVRYSPEDSYCFVYIIFFLMGIGSLLPWNFFITAKHYWLYKLSNNTHGSGNKEHRSDLSDYFESYLAIASTIPSVLCLILNYVLVNRLSSNVRILSSLFVILVVFVVTTVLVKVDVSDSRTEFFIGTLASVAVVSGASNLFSGSVFGISGHFPMRISQALISGQAMGGTLSAVASILDLALAKDVADSALAYFLTADVFILLCIMTYLLLPKLAYSRHYMLAATGDGGAAAGTGSRVSVPPLQPILKKTWVLGLSVFYVFFISIMVFPAVSSGIQSVNKASGSPWTTTYFVPLTSFLLYNVADFCGRQATAWLQVPGPTSRVLPVLVVCRSVMVPLLMFCNFQPRDHLHTVLFAHDVYPVVFNCLLGLTNGYLGTLPMIYGPKVVPRELAEATGVVMSFFLTLGLAVGSAFSVLIVHCI